The segment ATTTACTATTTTATTTTCGTTAGGTGCCAGTACTGCATCAGCCTGCATTCAAGAATATACATATGAAGTAAAAAAGAATGAGACAGTTACTGAAATTGCGAAACAGCACGGAGTTACAGCAGAAGCAATACTTACAGTGAACGGCAATGTATCTAACGGAGATAAAATTCTTCTTCCAAAGGTGCAAGACAAAAAAGTGACTGCGACAGTGCTGAATATCCGCTCAAAAGCAACAACGGACAGCAGTATTATAGGGAAAAAGAAGCAAGGAGAAATCGTTAAGGTATCATTCACGAAAAATGGTTGGGCTGGTATCCTTATTGATGGACGCCTAGCATATGTAAGCGCTGATTATTTGACAGACGTTAAAGCTAACGCTTCTAATTCTGTCAGTAAGTCTGTTACGAAGTATGTGACAGCAGACACATTAAGAGTAAGATCAAATCCATCCACAAAAGCTGCTGTGATTGGCTCATTTAAAGAAGGAGCGAAGGTTACAGTAAAATCAGAAGAAAATGGCTGGGCACAAATTGAGTATAAAGGGAAAAAGGCTTATATCAGCAGTGCCTATTTAACGAAGACTGCGCCAAGCAGTGAACCAAGCAAAGCTGTGACCAAGACAGACAGCAAAACCTATACAATAAAAAAAGGTGACACATTTTATAAAATCAGTAAAAGCTACGGAATTTCTGTTTCCCTATTACAGGAAGCCAATCCGAGGGTTGATGCAACAAAATTACGTATTGGCCAGGTAATCAATATACCTGCAATAACAGCCTCTGACAGCTTGATAAAGGTTGAAGCAACAATTGGCGGGATTAGTCCAGATGGTACGGTCCGTTTTATAACAACAGATGGTATTACTTATGCAGCAAAAGCAGGAACTGATGGAATCTTAAACAGCTTATACGACAACCAGGGCAAAAAGCTGACATTGACCGTTAAGGCAAAGCGTGGTGAGCAGATGGTGATTACTGCCATCAAATAAGCAAAAAAATAAGAGGCTGCTTTTATGCAGCCTCTTATTTTTTGCGAAAAATTACGGTGAAACAAAGCGTCTTAACATACCCCAACTTTTAACAGCAAAAGTGCAGCAGCAGTTTCAGCATTTTTTTTGTAACAAGGCCATTTTTTTGCATTGCTGAAAACGACTGTTGGCATTAGAAAAGTAGTTTAATAGGAGATGACTTTAACTGCCAAATGGCAGTTTTTTTCGATAAAAGAAAAAGCTAGTAAATAATTTTACGTATCCAAATAAAGTTAAATATTTCTAAATAGCAGTTAAAAATCACCTACTAAAATTACAGAAGTGGAATCAGTTGGAAATCGTTTTCATTTTGTTGATTTTTTTTGTCTATTTTTGATACTAGTATGGATAAAAATAAGTATAATATAGCTTGCATACGTACTTAAAAAATAAAAAAGGTTGATATTTTGGGAGGTAGTAATGTGTATATGAAAGTTGATTCATTTGCATTGCTTAACGAGTTTAATCAAATCTGGATGGAGTGTTGGCTTGAAAAGGGATACGGATTTGAAATGTCTGAAATCCCTGCAGATCGGTTTTTAATTATTGATGCAATGGACCAAAAGGTAGGAACAATTGAATTTAAGCAATATTCCCTCGATCCAGCTAACAACATAAACAGTGTGTTCCCCTTTTACGAGCTAGAGAAGATGAAAACTTTAAATTTAGACCATGTTATCGAAATTGATAAGGTTGCCATTTTGAAGCAGCATCGCGGCAAAAACTTGGAAAGACTATTATCACTGTTTGTAGAATACTCAGAATCCCGCCAAATAACTCATTGTGTTGTTTTGCTTGAAAGGCTGTTTTATAAGGCACTTAAAAACGTCTATAAAATACCACTGGAAACTGTTGGTGAAAAAATATACTATAAAGGAGACTATGTTATTCCTTCTATCCTTTATCCACAAGGAATATATGAAAACAAGGATAGTTTTTCGTGGTTGATTCAAACAAAAGATATGATAAGAAAACCGATATTAAATTAAGAATGGAGAAATAGATGTACAGTCTCAATACAAAAAGGTTTGCCTATTCCTTTATCGTTTTTTTTATTATGGCAAACATCCTTTGGAATATCATCTTCAGCAGCAATCAGCAGCTACTGGATTGGGGTGGCGTCACATTCCAACTGTTTGCGTGCAGCGCATCTATTTACTGGATTATATCAACTGGCCTTAAAACTAAAAACGCAGCAAAAAGCTTTTGGCTCCTCCTTGCTTTCGGAGTCCTGGTCTATTTGATCGGTACATTGCTGTGGAGCTATAATCAATTTATTTTGGATGGCAACAGTGTTTTTGGTAAATTAGCTGAGAAGTTTTTTATTGTTCAAAATGTGTTTTACTTTTTCTCCTTACTTGTTTTAATTAATCAGATTAAAAGCTCACTTTTGACGATTCGCTTTTTACTCGACATTTTAATTGCTATGTCAGCAGCGACAGCCTTTAGCTGGATATTTTTAATAAGACCTTTGGTTAGTCATAATGAAGATTTAAGCTTTTCTATAACTGAATTAAGTTATCCGATACTAGATCTAATTGTCCTTGTTGGAGTAATTAGCCTTTTTAATACTTCGAAACGTGTCTTGTCAAAGCAAACCACTTTTCTATTAGTTACAGGACTGCTTACCCAAATTATTGCAGATACCATTTTTACCTACCTTAAAGTGATTAATTCTTATTCAGTCGGCAGCATCAATGAACCTTTATGGATTTTGTCCATCCTGCTTATTGGTTTTTCAGGGATTTATCAGAAGGATAGTTTTTCGGTTGAGCTACAGTCACATGCGGGAATGAAAACAGAGAACATCTATATAAAGCATATAATCCCGTATTTTGGAGTATTGCTGTTAACTCTTTATTTTACGTATATGCTTTATGATAAACATCCAGTTTTCCTTGGTTTATCCATAAGCATATTCCTGCTGATAATAAGACAGGTTTTTACATTGCTCGAAAATGATCGGTTAGTCGAGGATTTGAATAAGCTGAATGAAGGACTGGAACAAAAGGTAAAGGAAAGGACAGATAAGCTTGTTGAGATAATCAATTCAATGGAGTACCTTGCCTTTCACGATGTTGTTACAGGTCTGCCAAATCGCCGTTATATGGAGAAGCGGCTTTCTCAAGCATTGGAAAACAACAGTCCAGGCAAAAAGCTTGCTTTTATGCTTTTGGATTTAGATCGGTTTAAACATATTAATGATAGTCTTGGCCATTCATATGGAGACTTGCTTCTTAAAGAGGTAGGGGAAAGGCTCACTTCAAGCATTAAGCAAAATGGGGTTGTCTTTAGAATTGGTGGTGATGAATATGCACTGCTTATTGAGAATACAGACATCTGCCAAATAGAAGAGCTCGCTGAAACGATTCTCAAAAAAACAAGAGAGTCTTATATTATTAAGGGTGTAGAATTAAATATCACCCCAAGTATAGGCATCGCCATGTACCCTGATCACGGCAGTGACTTGGATGCACTGCTGATGAAAGCAGATACTGCCATGTACAAAGTAAAAGAAAATGGCAAGGATCATTTTAAAATATACAATTGTGATATGAGTATGAAGTCCATTATGGAGCTAGAACGCTCGATTCGAAAAGGGATTGAACGAAAGGAATTCATCCTTCATTACCAGCCGCAAATTTCAATAGATACTGGTGAGATTGTCGGATTCGAGGCATTGGTTCGCTGGGAAAGACCTGGAAGTGGTTTAGTGCCCCCTGGTGAATTCATTCCGATTGCAGAGGAAACAGGGCTCATTTTACCGATAGGCGAATGCGTATTATGGGAAGCCTGCAGACAATCTGTTAGCTGGCAGAAAAAGGGGTTCGCCAATTTACGAATCGCAGTAAATATCTCCTCCTTGCAATTTCAGCAAGAGAATTTCGTTAATATGGTAAAGGCAATCATCCATGAAACCGGAGCAAATCCAAATAATATTGAATTGGAAATAACGGAAAGCATCGCGATGGGGCCGATTGAACAAAATATGTCCAAGCTTGCTATTCTCAAAGAAATGGGCTTCAATATAGCTATTGATGATTTCGGAACAGGTTATTCTTCTCTTCATTATTTAAGTAAGTTCCAGATTGATAGGCTGAAAATTGATCGCTCCTTTATTACATCATTGGAAAAAAGCGAAAAGGATACGGCAATTGTCCGCATGATTGTCATGATGTCAAAAGCATTAAACGTAAAGGTTATTGCAGAAGGAGTAGAGGACGAACACCAAAAAGCATTCCTCACAGAAGTGAAATGTGATGAACTGCAAGGTTATTTATTCAGTCGGCCACTTAATGTGGAGGATTGTGAAAAACTTTTATCTGAAAATGCTTCGTAACCAACTTGCGAATAAACAATTCAGAAAAAGCCAAGCGTATTGCTTGGTTTTTTTATTGATATAATTCTACTAAATTTCAGGGGTATTTATATTTAGGTGTGAGTCCCTAATCTTCATTAAAGAAATTAATAAGAGATCACAACTTAAAAAGTTTAACCACTTCCTCTTTTATATAGTAAAACGTTTTCATTTTCTAGTTGCCTTATCTTTAAGATTGTTAGTAAGATAGAAAAGAAGACTTTAGTCTTGAAGTGGGGGGGATTTAGTTGGACACACTCCTTTTAAAGCAGTTGATGGAACTGACAGAGGAAGAAATCGAAATTTTATCACAGGAAAAAAAGGTCAGGAAGGATCTTTATACGAGCCAGCGCCACTTTATTATCGAAAGTGAAAAATTTCTTGATAAAAACAAAATGATAACGGTAAGGAAGCATACTAGATTTATTGACTTTCCGAAGCACAGGCATAACTATATTGAAATCAATTACGTCGTAAAAGGCAAACTAAAGCAAAAGGTGGATAACGATTCTATCACATTGAAAAAAGGCGAGCTGCTTTTTTTAAATCAGCATATTGAGCATGAAATAGAGGCTTGTGGGAATGATGATCTTATAATCAACTTCATCATCCAGCCGCTCTTTTTTCAATTTATTTTTCAATATTTAAATGGTGAAAACATCATTACAGAATTTCTCATAAACAGCTTGTTTAATCATACTCAAAATGGACAATATTTATATTATGCCGTTTCAGAAGTCGAAGAGATTCAGGAGCTAGTCGAAAAAATTATAAAAGAAGAAACGGACGGCTCCCTTATGGCAGAATCAAAGATGAAGCTATACATGGGGCTTCTCTTAATTGAGCTGGTGAAAAACACAGATAAAATAACGAAAAATCAATCTGCCTCCTCTCAGCATTTTATCGTCGTTGAATCATTGAAATATATTGAGGAGCATTATAAAAATGGAACATTGCAGGAGCTTGCACAGCGCTTGCTGCAATCAAGCTCAAGCTTAAGTAAAAATATAAAAAAGGCAACTGGGTTTACTTTTAAGGATTTAATACAGGAAAAACGGCTTATGAAAGCAAAGGAGCTGTTAGAAACAACAGACTTTTCTGTACGGACAGTTGTGGAGGAAGTGGGCTATGATAATATCAGCTACTTTTATCGGATTTTCAAAGAAAAATATAAAAAAACACCGAAGGAATTAAGAAAAGAACTGGCAAAATAGCGATTTTTGCCAGTTTTTTTTGCGTTCTTTTGAGGGGTTAAGGAATTTAAGGACAACAAATAAGAAAAATAACGTTATTTTTTTATGCGTTTACATTCTTTAGAATAAGGATTAGAAAACGTTTTCAATTGGGACTCAAGGAGAGGTAGAAAATGAACAAATCTGTTTTGGCTGTTGACATTGGAGCCTCAAGTGGACGGCTGATGCTCGGTTCAATACACGAAGGAAAACTCGTGTTGGATGAACTGCACCGTTTCTCAAACAGCATTGTCAAAAAAGGACAATATTATTGTTGGGATTTACATAAGCTGTTTGTCGAAATAAAGCAAGGGATAAAAAAATGTCAGGACCTTCAAGTTAGGCCAGAAAGTATCGGGATTGATACATGGGCAGTGGATTTTGTGCTCCTTGATGAGAATGGAAATTTGTTGACAGAGGCTGTTTCTTACAGGGATGACAGAACAGATGGTGTGATGGAGGAAGTTTTCCAGAAAATCATCAAGGAAAGAATTTATTTGGAAACGGGTATTCAATTTCAAAAATTCAATACGATTTACCAGCTTTGCGCATTAAAGAAATCAAATCCAGAGAGCCTTGATAAAGCAGACAAGTTTTTAATGGTACCTGATTATTTTCACTATTTGCTGACAGGAAAAGCAGTGAATGAATATACGAATGCAACATCAACACAGTTAGTTAATGCGTTTACGAAAAAGTGGGATAAACAGCTGCTTGATGCAATTTCCATCAAGCCAGAAATGTTCCAGGATATTAAGATGCCAGGCACTATTTTAGGAGACGTTAAAGCGGAGCTTGCTGAGGAATTCGGGTTCAACTTAAAAGTAGTTTTGCCGGCAACACATGATACTGCTTCCGCTGTTATTTCTGTACCTGAGCATGATGAGACGATTTACATCAGTTCCGGAACATGGTCACTTATCGGTGTTGAAAACAAATTTCCTATCTGTGTAACAAAAGCATTGGATTACAACTTCACGAATGAAGGCGGCATTGATTACCGCTTCCGATTTTTGAAGAACATTATGGGATTATGGATGATTCAGGAGGTGCGGCGAAACTACGATAATGAATACTCATTTGCAGAATTCGTTGAGCTTGCAAAAGCAGCAAAAAACTTTCAATCTATTGTCAATGTTAATGATGACCGCTTCTTAAATCCAGACAACATGATTCTTGCGATTCAGAACTATTGTGCAGAAACAAATCAGGAAATTCCAGTAACTCCAGGTGAGGTTGCCAAATGTGTTTATGACAGTTTAGTTGAATGCTATGTTGCAGCTATTGATGAAATTGAAGAGATTTTCGAAAAGAAATTTACGAAGATTAATATAATCGGCGGAGGCTGCCAAAATGAACTGCTGAACCAGCTGATTGCTGATGCAACAAAAAAGCAAGTGTTTGCCGGACCTGTTGAAGCAACAGCCGTTGGGAATATTGTTTCCCAATTGATTGCATTAGGTGAAATAAAGGATGTACACGAAGCAAGGAAATTAATTAAGCATTCCTTTGATGTGAAAGGATACGAAGCAGCACAACCAATATGAGGAGGCTAAAATATGTCTGTCAAAGAAAACTTTGAAGCAGCAAAAAAACAATATGAGCAATGGGGAGTTGACGTGGAGGCAGCTTTACAAAAATTGCAGCAAATCCCGATTTCCATCCATTGCTGGCAGGGGGATGATATTGGCGGATTTGAAGCAAATCCGAGTGAATTATCAGGGGGTATTGATGTTACCGGTAATTATCCTGGTAAAGCAACAACGCCAGAACAGCTGCGCAGCGATTTGGAAATGGCGTTATCCCTTATCCCTGGGAAGCATAGAGTCAATCTACACGCGATTTATGCAGAGACGAATGGTGAGGTAGTCGAAAGGGATGAAATTGAACCAAAGCATTTTGAAAATTGGGTAGCTTGGGCAAAGCAGCATGGCTTGGGTCTGGACTTTAACCCAACATTATTTTCACACGCAAAAGCGGAGGACGGTCTGACACTTTCCCATCCAGACGAAGGTATTCGCGAGTTTTGGATCAAGCATTGCATTAAAAGCAGAAAAATCGCAGAATACTTTGGCAAAGAACTAGGTACTCCTGCTTTAACGAATATATGGATTCCTGATGGCTATAAAGACATTCCATCAGACAGACTCACACCACGTATTCGTTTAAAGGAGTCTCTCGATA is part of the Niallia taxi genome and harbors:
- a CDS encoding SH3 domain-containing protein, coding for MTSLVGTDGELKVLRKERNMTKPVYTTRMEKRELEKNISSLDIRDAWNIRSVLERIKASFMEHVASIRKLVKESPAKRLVVTGIFTILFSLGASTASACIQEYTYEVKKNETVTEIAKQHGVTAEAILTVNGNVSNGDKILLPKVQDKKVTATVLNIRSKATTDSSIIGKKKQGEIVKVSFTKNGWAGILIDGRLAYVSADYLTDVKANASNSVSKSVTKYVTADTLRVRSNPSTKAAVIGSFKEGAKVTVKSEENGWAQIEYKGKKAYISSAYLTKTAPSSEPSKAVTKTDSKTYTIKKGDTFYKISKSYGISVSLLQEANPRVDATKLRIGQVINIPAITASDSLIKVEATIGGISPDGTVRFITTDGITYAAKAGTDGILNSLYDNQGKKLTLTVKAKRGEQMVITAIK
- the rhaB gene encoding rhamnulokinase, whose amino-acid sequence is MNKSVLAVDIGASSGRLMLGSIHEGKLVLDELHRFSNSIVKKGQYYCWDLHKLFVEIKQGIKKCQDLQVRPESIGIDTWAVDFVLLDENGNLLTEAVSYRDDRTDGVMEEVFQKIIKERIYLETGIQFQKFNTIYQLCALKKSNPESLDKADKFLMVPDYFHYLLTGKAVNEYTNATSTQLVNAFTKKWDKQLLDAISIKPEMFQDIKMPGTILGDVKAELAEEFGFNLKVVLPATHDTASAVISVPEHDETIYISSGTWSLIGVENKFPICVTKALDYNFTNEGGIDYRFRFLKNIMGLWMIQEVRRNYDNEYSFAEFVELAKAAKNFQSIVNVNDDRFLNPDNMILAIQNYCAETNQEIPVTPGEVAKCVYDSLVECYVAAIDEIEEIFEKKFTKINIIGGGCQNELLNQLIADATKKQVFAGPVEATAVGNIVSQLIALGEIKDVHEARKLIKHSFDVKGYEAAQPI
- a CDS encoding AraC family transcriptional regulator, whose amino-acid sequence is MDTLLLKQLMELTEEEIEILSQEKKVRKDLYTSQRHFIIESEKFLDKNKMITVRKHTRFIDFPKHRHNYIEINYVVKGKLKQKVDNDSITLKKGELLFLNQHIEHEIEACGNDDLIINFIIQPLFFQFIFQYLNGENIITEFLINSLFNHTQNGQYLYYAVSEVEEIQELVEKIIKEETDGSLMAESKMKLYMGLLLIELVKNTDKITKNQSASSQHFIVVESLKYIEEHYKNGTLQELAQRLLQSSSSLSKNIKKATGFTFKDLIQEKRLMKAKELLETTDFSVRTVVEEVGYDNISYFYRIFKEKYKKTPKELRKELAK
- a CDS encoding putative bifunctional diguanylate cyclase/phosphodiesterase — translated: MYSLNTKRFAYSFIVFFIMANILWNIIFSSNQQLLDWGGVTFQLFACSASIYWIISTGLKTKNAAKSFWLLLAFGVLVYLIGTLLWSYNQFILDGNSVFGKLAEKFFIVQNVFYFFSLLVLINQIKSSLLTIRFLLDILIAMSAATAFSWIFLIRPLVSHNEDLSFSITELSYPILDLIVLVGVISLFNTSKRVLSKQTTFLLVTGLLTQIIADTIFTYLKVINSYSVGSINEPLWILSILLIGFSGIYQKDSFSVELQSHAGMKTENIYIKHIIPYFGVLLLTLYFTYMLYDKHPVFLGLSISIFLLIIRQVFTLLENDRLVEDLNKLNEGLEQKVKERTDKLVEIINSMEYLAFHDVVTGLPNRRYMEKRLSQALENNSPGKKLAFMLLDLDRFKHINDSLGHSYGDLLLKEVGERLTSSIKQNGVVFRIGGDEYALLIENTDICQIEELAETILKKTRESYIIKGVELNITPSIGIAMYPDHGSDLDALLMKADTAMYKVKENGKDHFKIYNCDMSMKSIMELERSIRKGIERKEFILHYQPQISIDTGEIVGFEALVRWERPGSGLVPPGEFIPIAEETGLILPIGECVLWEACRQSVSWQKKGFANLRIAVNISSLQFQQENFVNMVKAIIHETGANPNNIELEITESIAMGPIEQNMSKLAILKEMGFNIAIDDFGTGYSSLHYLSKFQIDRLKIDRSFITSLEKSEKDTAIVRMIVMMSKALNVKVIAEGVEDEHQKAFLTEVKCDELQGYLFSRPLNVEDCEKLLSENAS